GTTCGACCGCAGCCATTACGAAGACGTGCTGGCCGTCCGTGTCCTACAACTCGTCCCCGAAACCCACTGGCGGAAGCGCTACGCCCACATCAATGCCTTCGAATCCATGCTGGCCGACGAGGGCACAACCATCGTGAAACTCTTTCTTCATCTGTCGAAGGACGAACAGAAGAAACGCCTCCAGGCCCGGCTCGATACGCCTTCCAAACATTGGAAGTTCGAGCCGAGTGACCTCCAGGCCCGGGCCCACTGGAACGACTGGCACGCCGCCTTCGCCGAAATGCTCACCCGCACCAACACCAAGCCAGCCCCGTGGCATGTGATCCCGGCGGACCGCAAGTGGTACCGAGACTGGGCCGCCGCCACGATCATGCTTCAGGCGCTGGAGCGACTGAACCTCCACTGGCCCGCCGCTCGCGCCGACACCCTCGGCATCGTGATCGACAAAAACCCCTCGCCGTAACGACACAACGTAACCACCCACACCTGCTCCTCATGGCTCGACGCGTCAACATCATTCCGCACACCCACTGGGATCGAGAGTGGTACCTGCCGTACCAGTCGTTCCGCCTCAAACTGGTGGACCTACTCGACGGGCTCCTACCCCAACTCGAAACCGACCCGGCCTACGCCCACTTCCTCCTCGACGGCCAGATGGCCGTGGTGGAGGACTATTTGGCCGTGCGGCCCGAGGCCGAGGATCGGCTGCGGGCCCTGGCCGCCACCGGCCGCCTGGCGATGGGCCCGTGGTACACGCTGCCCGATGAGTTCCTTGTCTCCGGCGAAACCCTCGTGCGCAACCTGGCGCGTGGATTGGCCGTAGCGGCCGAGTTCGGCGGGGCCATGGAGGTCGGTTACCTACCCGACATGTTCGGCCATGCGGCCCAGATGCCACAGATCCTCCGCCTGTTTGGCTTCGAGCACACGGTGGTGTGGCGCGGGGTGCCCTCGGCCATCAACCGCACTGGGTTCTGGTGGTCGGCCCCCGACGGTTCCACCGTGCGGGCCGAGTATCTCCCGTTGGGCTACGGCAACGGTGCCTTGGTCCCCAACGATGCGTCCGCCCTACTGCGGCGAATCGGTGAGTTCGAGGAGGAGCAGGGCGATCTGCTTACCGGGCCCATCTTGTGGATGAACGGCACCGACCACCTCATGCCGCAGTCGTGGCTGGGCCGGGTGGTGGCCGAAGCCAACGCGCTCGACGCCGGCTACGAACTGCGCATCGGCTCGCTGGTTGACCACGTCACCACCGCCCCGACCGAAGGACTGCCCACCTGGACCGGCGAACTGCGTTCAGGGGCGCGGGCCAACCTCCTGATGGGCGTGGGCTCCAATCGGGTGGATGTGAAACAGGCTGCGGCCCGGGCCGAACGAGCCCTTGAACGCCAAGCCGAGCCCCTCTCCGCGCTGTTCCTCCCGGCGGCCGACTGGCCCGGTGCGTTGCTCGATGAAGCCTGGCTCGAGGTGATCCGCAACAGCGCCCACGACTCCATCTGCGCCTGTTCCGCCGATGCCGTGGGGGCGGCGGTCCTCCATCGCTTTGCCGAGGCCAGTCAGATCGCCGACGGTCTTACTGACCGAGCCCTCCACTCGCTCGGGGCCACCATCGGGGTGGATGGCACCGTGCCGGTGATCGTGAACAGTTCATCCCGCACCCGCCACGGGGTGGTGGAGATGCGCTTCCCGGGTACCGAGGTACCCGAGGGATGCCAACTGGTGTCGGCCCGACCGGCGGAGCGGGTGCTGATGGAGGGCATCACGACGGAGGTCGCCACGATCATGGTGAGCGAGTTGGAGTACGCCCGCAACATCACCGCCTTCAGCATTGATGCATCCGACGGAACCGAACTGATCCGGGTGGAGCGCGAACCCGCCGGCACGCTGGTTACCCCGCCGGTGCGGAGGGCACTGACCGATCTGCGCCAGAACCACGCGGGCGAAGGAGTGCGGGTGCGAGTGTCGAATCGGGCGGCCGTGACCGTGCTGGGTCAGGTTGCCAACGTCGCTGGCTTCGGTTGGCAGGCCTGGACCGGCGCTTCGGTCACCACCAACCCGGTCAGCGCCGACGAGTTACACCTGACCAACGGTGCGATCACGATTGAGATCGACCCAACAGAGGGCACCTTCGCCATCGATGGCGTGAAGGGCTTCGGTCAACTCGTAGACGGCGGCGACGACGGCGATACCTACAACTGGTCCCCACCGAGGATGGAGACCGTGGTGGACACGGCGCGCTCGGTAACCACCAACGTGCTGGAAGCCGGCCCAGTACGCGCCCGGGTAGAGATTCTGCGCACCTACGTGCTCCCCACGCACATCGAAGACGAAGCGCGAGTGGGCGCCCACCCCGTTGAGGTGCGCACCACCCTCGAACTGCACGCCGGCGACGATGTTGTGCGCGTGCACATCGAATTCGACAACCACGGTGTACGTGACCATCGCCTGCGGGTCCATCTCCCGCTTCCCCAGCGCGCCGAGGGCTCGCTAGCCGAATGTGCCTTCGCCACCGTCGAGCGCGGCCTTTGCGCCGAGGGGGGGGTCACCGAGCAGGGCATCCCCACCTACCCAAGCCGCCGATTCGTGTCGGCCGGTGGCCTCACCGTGGCGCACGAAGGCCTCCTGGAATACGAACTCATCGACCTGGATGCCACCGCCACCACCGCCGGGGCCCTCGCCCTCACCCTCCTGCGCTGCACCGGGATGCTCTCCCAGGGTCCGATGACCACTCGGGCCCTCCCAGCGGGTCCGCTGACCCCGCTGGAAGCCCCCCAATCGCAGCATCGCGTCGAAGCCCGATTCGCGCTTCACGTTGGTGGTCGCAACCCGTACGCGGTGGTCGACGATGCCTTCCTCCCCCTTCTGGTTACCCGCGGCGGGGGTCACGTCGACTCCGCCGCCACTCAGGGGCAAGCGC
The sequence above is a segment of the Acidimicrobiia bacterium genome. Coding sequences within it:
- a CDS encoding polyphosphate kinase 2 family protein, producing the protein MGNRLPHRLPLGTKVDLQTFATDDASAAPGNKVGTQQATALLTARIAELQKILWARQQERVLVVLQGIDTSGKGGTINRVFSSVNPAGLRVTSFKAPSEAELARDFLWRVHANVPSRGEIGVFDRSHYEDVLAVRVLQLVPETHWRKRYAHINAFESMLADEGTTIVKLFLHLSKDEQKKRLQARLDTPSKHWKFEPSDLQARAHWNDWHAAFAEMLTRTNTKPAPWHVIPADRKWYRDWAAATIMLQALERLNLHWPAARADTLGIVIDKNPSP